One Danio aesculapii chromosome 22, fDanAes4.1, whole genome shotgun sequence genomic window carries:
- the LOC130216601 gene encoding uncharacterized protein LOC130216601 codes for MIHVFNLLSWLFILLVLGVTGVYADVVLVSVMEDDSVTLHTGVEKPTDIKWYFNDTRIAQLGDVSNMCTDVQCNNGTERFKDRLKLDNQTGALTIMNIRYSHSGEYRLVVNGNGNGGKIFNVTVHDNPARYNQVKETPGESVTFNAGVRRDQIVVLKCFFNDIFISEITGGQSQICTDIQCKERFTERLKLDSETGSLTLTNIRNTDSGNYTLEISIRSDKHFSITRKKIISLTVTSPPPSHLSGGAIAGIVILLVVVIAAFVIAGGIYRRHHRNEPPVQREVVAGDPSGIPLRDMGDS; via the exons GTGTGACTGGTGTTTATGCAGATGTTGTGTTGGTGTCAGTGATGGAAGACGATTCAGTCACTCTACACACTGGTGTTGAAAAACCTACAGACATTAAATGGTATTTTAATGACACCCGCATCGCTCAACTTGGAGATGTCAGTAATATGTGTACAGATGTTCAGTGTAATAATGGCACTGAGAGATTCAAAGACAGACTGAAGCTGGACAATCAGACTGGAGCTCTGACCATCATGAATATCAGATACTCACACTCTGGAGAATATCGTCTAGTGGTCAATGGCAATGGCAATGGGGGAAAGATCTTTAATGTTACAGTCCATG ATAATCCCGCTCGTTATAATCAAGTTAAGGAAACCCCGGGAGAATCTGTCACTTTCAATGCTGGCGTGAGAAGAGACCAAATTGTTGTGctgaagtgtttttttaatgatattttcatCTCTGAAATCACTGGAGGTCAGAGTCAGATCTGCACTGATATTCAGTGTAAAGAGAGATTCACAGAGCGACTGAAACTAGACAGTGAAACTGGATCTCTGACCCTCACGAACATCAGAAACACAGACTCTGGAAATTATACATTAGAGATCAGCATCCGCAGCGACAAACACTTCAGCATCACCAGAAAGAAGATAATCAGTCTTACTGTCACTT CTCCTCCACCTTCACATCTGTCTGGAGGTGCAATAGCAGGAATAGTTATTCTGCTGGTTGTTGTCATTGCTGCTTTTGTTATTGCTGGTGGGATTTATCGCCGTCACCACAGAAATGAACCACCAGTACAGCGT GAGGTTGTTGCTGGTGATCCTAGTGGCATTCCTTTGAGGGACATGGGAGATTCTTAA
- the LOC130216375 gene encoding uncharacterized protein LOC130216375 isoform X1, whose translation MSLCVYRTRETIKTSMHSCYSDLSQLFPLALFRCSETLKEGVFGESVSVTEGDSVTLNTDIIVKDDHIVWTFGAEKAVIANIKIIRQVFSMFDGPDGRFRDRLKVDNQTGSLIIPNIRSEHAGDYELTISGSKFTAKTFRVSVNARLPVPAIFNSSQCSSSSSSSVQYCSVVCSVVNASAVSLSWYKGNSLLSIISVSDLSISLSLPLEVEYQDKNTYSCVINNTISNQTTHLDITQLCQACEDSGSLLVLISAAAASLLIVSAVGVFCGKHKKTDEEGKCHLLKKKHHTK comes from the exons ATGTCTCTTTGTGTTTATCGGACCAGGGAAACTATCAAAACAAGCATGCATTCTTGCTACTCAGACCTTTCTCAGCTATTCCCCCTGGCTCTATTCCGCTGCAGTGAGACGCTAAAAGAAG GTGTGTTTGGTGAGTCCGTGTCGGTGACGGAGGGAGATTCTGTTACTCTAAACACTGACATAATTGTCAAAGACGATCACATAGTGTGGACATTTGGAGCTGAAAAGGCAGTAATagctaatataaaaataataaggcAAGTATTCTCCATGTTTGATGGTCCTGATGggagattcagagacagactgaagGTGGACAATCAAACTGGATCACTGATCATCCCAAACATCAGATCTGAACATGCTGGAGATTATGAACTGACCATAAGTGGAAGTAAATTTACAGCAAAAACATTCAGAGTTTCTGTTAATG CTCGTCTGCCTGTTCCTGCCATCTTCAACTCTTCTCAATGTtcttcctcctcatcttcatcagTGCAGTATTGTTCAGTGGTGTGTTCAGTGGTGAATGCGAGtgctgtgagtctctcctggtacaaaggaaacagtttattgtccatcatcagtgtgtctgatctcagcatcagtctctctctacctctggagGTGGAATATCAGGATAAAAACACCTACAGCTGCGTGATCAACAACACCATCAGCAACCAGACCACACATCTGGACATCACTCAGCTCTGTCAAGCGTGTGAAG ACTCTGGATCTCTGCTAGTGTTgatttctgctgctgctgcttctctgtTGATCGTTTCTGCAGTCGGGGTCTTCTGCGGGaaacacaaaaaaacagatgAAGAGGGCAAGTGTCACCTACTTAAAAAAAAGCATCATACAAAATAG
- the LOC130216375 gene encoding uncharacterized protein LOC130216375 isoform X2, which yields MHSCYSDLSQLFPLALFRCSETLKEGVFGESVSVTEGDSVTLNTDIIVKDDHIVWTFGAEKAVIANIKIIRQVFSMFDGPDGRFRDRLKVDNQTGSLIIPNIRSEHAGDYELTISGSKFTAKTFRVSVNARLPVPAIFNSSQCSSSSSSSVQYCSVVCSVVNASAVSLSWYKGNSLLSIISVSDLSISLSLPLEVEYQDKNTYSCVINNTISNQTTHLDITQLCQACEDSGSLLVLISAAAASLLIVSAVGVFCGKHKKTDEEGKCHLLKKKHHTK from the exons ATGCATTCTTGCTACTCAGACCTTTCTCAGCTATTCCCCCTGGCTCTATTCCGCTGCAGTGAGACGCTAAAAGAAG GTGTGTTTGGTGAGTCCGTGTCGGTGACGGAGGGAGATTCTGTTACTCTAAACACTGACATAATTGTCAAAGACGATCACATAGTGTGGACATTTGGAGCTGAAAAGGCAGTAATagctaatataaaaataataaggcAAGTATTCTCCATGTTTGATGGTCCTGATGggagattcagagacagactgaagGTGGACAATCAAACTGGATCACTGATCATCCCAAACATCAGATCTGAACATGCTGGAGATTATGAACTGACCATAAGTGGAAGTAAATTTACAGCAAAAACATTCAGAGTTTCTGTTAATG CTCGTCTGCCTGTTCCTGCCATCTTCAACTCTTCTCAATGTtcttcctcctcatcttcatcagTGCAGTATTGTTCAGTGGTGTGTTCAGTGGTGAATGCGAGtgctgtgagtctctcctggtacaaaggaaacagtttattgtccatcatcagtgtgtctgatctcagcatcagtctctctctacctctggagGTGGAATATCAGGATAAAAACACCTACAGCTGCGTGATCAACAACACCATCAGCAACCAGACCACACATCTGGACATCACTCAGCTCTGTCAAGCGTGTGAAG ACTCTGGATCTCTGCTAGTGTTgatttctgctgctgctgcttctctgtTGATCGTTTCTGCAGTCGGGGTCTTCTGCGGGaaacacaaaaaaacagatgAAGAGGGCAAGTGTCACCTACTTAAAAAAAAGCATCATACAAAATAG